One Brassica oleracea var. oleracea cultivar TO1000 chromosome C7, BOL, whole genome shotgun sequence genomic window carries:
- the LOC106302573 gene encoding uncharacterized protein LOC106302573 encodes MKIGKNGIFSFFTYMVYQKTDKNSKDVELRSGRHLPDPVSKQLTAEEKGKQKEGEQPPLEDVLNDEQDAEQPTVIEPVALTMQEQPVPTRLYTPKVPYPVPAKKSRKDYEEMKCKKMLEELTIKLSLVDAIQMIPSMCSLVKGLISRKTSADSDIMMVLKECNAVLLNRTVRKLVDPGKFVLSVQIGKTVFACSLCDLGSSVNLMPYSVSKHMGLTNFKQTRISLVFADRSVKLPVSVLKDLQVQIGNTIVPADFVVLELEDEPKDPLILGRPFLCTAGAIIDVRNGRIDLQLGRAAQTTYARWSELHD; translated from the exons ATGAAGATCGGAAAAAATGGGATATTCTCATTTTTCACTTATATGG TCTATCAGAAAACAGACAAGAACTCCAAGGACGTCGAGTTGAGAAGTGGAAGGCATCTCCCAGATCCTGTCTCTAAGCAGCTGACTGCCGAAGAGAAGGGAAAGCAGAAAGAGGGAGAACAACCTCCACTTGAGGATGTCCTCAACGACGAACAAGATGCCGAACAGCCAACTGTCATAGAACCCGTAGCCCTTACGATGCAAGAACAGCCTGTTCCTACTCGCCTCTACACTCCAAAAGTACCCTATCCAGTCCCTGCTAAGAAATCACGCAAGGATTACGAAGAGATGAAGTGCAAGAAGATGCTAGAGGAGTTGACTATTAAGTTATCTCTCGTGGACGCAATTCAGATGATTCCTTCAATGTGCAGCCTTGTCAAGGGACTGATCTCTAGGAAGACCTCTGCAGACAGCGATATCATGATGGTCTTAAAAGAATGCAACGCAGTCCTTCTAAACAGAACAGTCAGGAAATTGGTAGATCCTGGAAAATTTGTCCTTTCGGTTCAGATTGGAAAGACAGTTTTTGCCTGTTCTTTATGTGATTTAGGCTCTAGTGTGAATCTCATGCCCTACTCAGTTTCAAAGCATATGGGACTAACCAATTTCAAGCAAACCAGGATTTCATTGGTGTTCGCAGACAGATCAGTCAAGTTGCCAGTAAGTGTTCTCAAAGACCTGCAAGTTCAAATAGGCAACACCATAGTTCCAGCAGATTTCGTGGTTTTGGAGCTCGAAGATGAACCGAAAGACCCTCTCATTCTGGGCCGACCCTTCTTATGCACAGCTGGTGCAATCATTGATGTGCGAAATGGGAGAATCGATCTCCAGCTAGGACGAGCTGCTCAAACGACCTATGCTAGATGGTCAGAACTTCACGATTGA